Genomic segment of Leuconostoc mesenteroides subsp. mesenteroides:
GAGATATTTGGTTACACGTCCAAAAAATACCTGGATCACACGTTATTATTCATGATTCTAATCCTTCAGATACAACACTTATTGAGGCAGCAAAACTCGCAGCTTATTTCAGCAAGGCACGTGAGTCTGCCAATGTTCCAGTTGATTATTTACCTGCCGGAAAACTGCGCAAACCAAATGGTTCAAAACCGGGGTTTGTCATTTTTGAAGGACAGCAAACCCTATATGTTACACCCGATGCTAATTTAGTTTCAAAACTGAAAGTTAAAAAATAACAGCCTTACGGCTGTTATTTTAATTAGGAATAAACATATTTCCCAAAGTAGCTGCCATGACAGCTTTAATTGTATGAAGCCGGTTTTCTGCTTGCTCAAATTGATGCGCATAAGAAGCATGAAAAACCTCATCAGTAATTTCCATCTCTTTAATACCAAATTTGTCATAAATATCTTGAGCCATTTTAGTATTCAAATCATGAAATGCTGGTAAATCATGTAAAACAATCACCTGATTATTGTTCGTTTTTTTAACTAATGTTGCATTAATTTGATAAGGTGATAATAACTTGATTCTTTCTTCAAACGTATCTTCTTCGCCCATCGAAGCCCACACATCTGTATATAAGACGTCAACACCAGCAACACCAGCATTAATGTCATCTGTAACAAATAATTTTGCCCCTGATTCAGCAGCCTTCTGGTTAGCTATTTTTAGAATGTCTTCACTTGGTTGCAAACTTTTTGGCGCTACAATATGTATATTAACCCCTAATATGGCCCCTGTTACCAACAGAGAATTGGCAACGTTATTTCGACCATCACCCATATAGGCTAAGGTAACACCCGCTATATGACCTAACTGTTCTTTAATTGTAAGAAAATCAGCTAGCATTTGTGTTGGATGCCAATCGTCTGTCAGCCCATT
This window contains:
- the argF gene encoding ornithine carbamoyltransferase, with amino-acid sequence MYSHFQGKSFLKEIDFTKKELETLIDLAAHFKYLKQNNIPHKYLEGKNIALLFEKTSTRTRSSFTVAANDLGAHPEFLGKNDIQFGKKESLEDTAKVFGRMYDAIEYRGFSQATVEGLATYSGVPVWNGLTDDWHPTQMLADFLTIKEQLGHIAGVTLAYMGDGRNNVANSLLVTGAILGVNIHIVAPKSLQPSEDILKIANQKAAESGAKLFVTDDINAGVAGVDVLYTDVWASMGEEDTFEERIKLLSPYQINATLVKKTNNNQVIVLHDLPAFHDLNTKMAQDIYDKFGIKEMEITDEVFHASYAHQFEQAENRLHTIKAVMAATLGNMFIPN